DNA from Thunnus maccoyii chromosome 21, fThuMac1.1, whole genome shotgun sequence:
tggaggagcaGGACGAgaaggaggtgatggaggagcaGGACGAgaaggaggtgatggaggagcaggaggaggtgatggaggagcaggaggaggagaaggaggtgatggaggagcaGGACGAgaaggaggtgatggaggagcaggaggaagaggaggaggtgatgaagGTTTTAACCAAACAGAAAGCATCAACGGGACAACTCCTCGAGGTTTTCTGGAGGATTTCCTCGACAGGTAACGGCTTGATTCCACCAGGCGTCTGCGTCACGTTCCAGCTGCGTTGCGTTCCAGCTGCGTAGAGCATCTGGTCCGTTCAACCCCGTGCAGACTCCCGATCGTACGTTAAcgataaacacaattaaaacagacaaataaagaaatcattTTACTTACCGATAGAAGAAGCACAAAAGTCAAAGAAAgaccaaatcaacaaaatctgaGCAAGTAAACAAAATTGGGCAGTTCAGTTGCGCTGccactgcagtaattacggtagcctaAAGGTGCTCATTCAGCTCAGGCTACCGTAATTACAGTAGTCACAACTGGAGGCTGCTTGACCACAATTATTCCGCTTCTGAAACACTCCAGTGAAGCCGCGCAGAGGACGGAACAAAAgtgttaaatgtgtgtgcaggtatCTGTGCTCTGATAggctgttttaaatgtgtgtgcaggtatCTGTGCTCTGATAGGctgtgttaaatgtgtgtgcaggtatCTGTGCTCTGATAggctgttttaaatgtgtgtgcaggtatCTGTGCTCTGATAggctgttttaaatgtgtgtgcaggtatCTGTACTCTGATAGGctgtgttaaatgtgtgtgcaggtatCTGTGCTCTGATAGGctgtgttaaatgtgtgtgcaggtatCTGTGCTCTGATAggctgttttaaatgtgtgtgcaggtatCTGTGCTCTGATAggctgttttaaatgtgtgtgcaggtatCTGTACTCTGATAggctgttttaaatgtgtgtgcaggtatCTGTGCTCTGATAggctgttttaaatgtgtgtgcaggtatCTGTACTCTGATAGGCTGAAGGTGTTTGGGCCTCTCATCATGGGGATCGGGATCTTCTTGTTCATCTGTGCAAACGCCGTCCTGCACGAGAACCGCGACCGGAAGACAAAGGTGATCAATCTGCGGGACATTTACTCCACTGTCATCGACCTGCATAGCCTGAAGAGAAccgccccctcctcctcagccaATCCCCTCAACGGCCTCGTCAACTACATCCAATCAAAGAGCCTGGAGGCCAAGTCCCAGGCGTACCCGGCCTCCCTGCTCAGCAGGAGGGAGGCGGGTGAGCTGTCGTCCAGGCAACCGttgcccagcagcagcagaggaggcgGGGACACAGTGTTCAGTATCGAACATGGGCTGCAAGACACTCCTCCCTCCCCCTGCTCCTCCCACAgactccccctccctcccagcTTCAaacccacccccacctccctcaGCTCCTCCACACTCCCCCTGCGCCGCCCACGGCCTCCCTCCCCGCGGCGGAGGCACTCGGCTCGGGCCAGGAGTGGCCAGGGCTGGGGGGGGTCAGCGGGAGGAGGTGACAGACGGGAGGAGGTATCCCCCCCCCCGGTGGttcaacccccacccccccaacctGGCTCCTtcccgtcctcctcctccctcagcCCATCCCACttgtctgtctcctccctctctcacctGCTGGCCTGCTCGCCCACTCTGGCCCCGCCCTGCAGGAGGCGGAGCCTCCCAGTGGTTTACAGCGAGCTGTCTCACAGTGAGGAGGAGTCCTGCGAGTGGACGGAGACCGCAGCCTCACatcatgtgacatcacaggtGGAGGTGACATCACACAGGCAGTTCTCCAACAGGGAGAAGCTGAGGATGATTTCACTGAGGCGGGACGACCAAtcagagactgactgactggtcaTGTGACACATGAGGAGAACTGTGGATTTGTGCTTTTCATGTAAacgttattttgtttttgtgctgatgttattttattgttttcacacTAACgtcactttattgttttcatgtaaacattattttgtttttgttctgatgttattttattgttttcacacTAACgtcactttattgttttcatgtaaacattattttgtttttgttctgatgttattttattgttttcatgctaacgttacttcATTTTCATGcttatgttactttattgttttcgtTCTTTCCAATCAGAGATGGACTGACTGGTCATGTGACACATGAAGAAGGTCTGTGTGCAGCAATAAGGAGTCTTCCACCTGAACAGATGTTTTTATACCTTTACCTGTGCGCGGTGCGTTCATGATCATGCAGAAGAACCTGAAACTTCCAAACAGGAGCACAACAAAACGTATCTccacagaaactgaaaaatgttaaatgtttaaagtttGAATACTTCTGTGCTTCAGTATCTTTAACCTTTGAAAGCTCCATGAATCTGAATCAGTATCGATAGATTGGACTCGTCTTCCAGTGAAGCAGAGCAGAGCCGGTTGTTTCTGCCTTTAAACTCGTCACTTTCCTAAAGTTCATCATTTCAATCAGAATGTAACTGAGAGTAAATGCAGAAGTATTAGAGGTTTGTAACTCTGAGAGACTCAGTGAAAGGGATTTAAAGTTGTAGCGAACCAACGTCTTCCACTGAAACCAGCTTCACCTTAACAGCACAACGTCCAATCAGCTGCTCTGACCGCAGCGTTCAGTCTGAACTGAAACTGTTTCATTgataacagaagaagaagaagcacatTCTGGTCTGATCTTGGTTTTATTACCAAACACTtcactgtgtttctgtctgacagcagcaaaaTGTTTCCATGTGTAACTGAAttgaatgaaaacattaaagaatGAATATTATGATGTTGCTTCTGAGTTTGGATGATGTTTCAGCTGAATAACAAGTCTGCTCACCTTCCAACAGTCCAGAGAAGAAAGGCTATTAAAACATGCTCaacataaattaattatatattatcaAATAACTAtcaaataaaagtgtttatttgtattCTGTGTCTTGTAATCATGCcagcatttattaaaaatgtgccTTCAAATTGTATTCAGTTAATTTGGTGTGAATACGTACATTTTCCGTGTGAGGGCTGCCAACCTAATGAGTGTGTATGTCCGTCCTTCAGCCCTTAGCAAGCAGGTGACCTGAGGCTGCTCTCGCCACAGGATGCAGCTAAcgttattgttttcatgcttaCGTTACTTTGGTTTTGTGCTaatattactttattgttttcgtgctaacgttactttattgtttttgtgctaacgttactttattgttttcgtgctaacgttactttattgtttttgtgctaacgttactttattgttttcatgctaatgttactttattgttttcatgctaacgtcactttattgttttcatgctaacgttactttactgttttcatgcttaggttactttattgttttcatgctaactttattgttttcatgctaactttattgttttcatgattacgctactttattgttttcatgctaatgttaccttattgttttcatgctaacgtcactttattgttttcatgcttacgctactttattgttttcatgctaacgttactttattgttcTCATGCTtatattactttgttttcatgctaatattactttattgttttcatgctaacgttactttattgttttcatacttatattactttattgttttcatgctaacgttactttattgttttcatgcttatattactttattgttttcatgctaacgttactttattgttttcatgcttatattactttattgttttcatgctaacattactttattttttcatgcttaggttactttattgttttctggctagttttacattattgtgTTCGTACTTTCATTACTTTGTTTTCTTGCCAactttaatattgtttttgtgctgaCATTACtttgttttggtgtttatgtttgttttcttgctaaAGTTACTTTCTTTTGTGCTAAAGTTAttctattgttttcattttaaatttcaccagctgccactgattCTCTGGTGTTTTAACCCGAACCATGTGATCAGGGTTCACAAGAGTGAACAGTCATGTGACCATCTGAAGCTGCTCCAACAAACAGCTGACTCTCAGTTTGATAAACAAAAGtcttttatttatacatattcagTTTAAACAGTCACAAGAAACATAGTTTACAGATAAAGCTTACAGGTAAAGTTTACAGTTTTTGATCATCAAGTGATGTGAACAGAGAAATTcactgtaaaacaacaacaacaaacaaagatgGGAATTTATTCTAAATCTGTTTCTAGTCTTCTGTCTCCAGGTGGATGCTAGCACAGAGCTAATTACAGCTAAAATGAAGCTAATGTAGGGCTAACACAGAGCTAATTACAGCTAACATGAAGCTAATGTAGGGCTAACACAGCTAATTACAGCTAACGTGACGTTATTGTAGGGCTAACACAGCTAAAGTGAAGCTAATGTTGAGCTACTGCAGGGCTTATTACAGCTAACGTGAGCTAACACAGTGCTAACACAGAGCTAATTACAACTAACAtgaagctaacagctaacatgATGCTAACATAGTGCTAACGTAAATACTGAGGTTTGTCCTGTAAACATTAAAGTCGAATAAATAAGTGAAAGTGAAACTTATTGTTGATTGGCATGTCAGAAGTGACATCGCTTCCTGTTTACAGATGAGACCCCGTACACAAAGTCATTAAATATCTGTCAATCAAtgtgggagtgacagcagcAATGTCCAATCATACGTTCTGAAAGTTATGGGTTGTGGGCAGTGCTTCACAGTTTTAAACACTTTTCCAGGACTACAAAGCTGC
Protein-coding regions in this window:
- the LOC121888520 gene encoding transmembrane protein 200C-like → MIATGGLLRINARRQDSLRSKTHKPHTHKKKSKKKSRNEVVVVKGKLQLCSLSGLVAALGIMVLLMGVVMAALGYWPRDGLFFSHRPQEGAALASVSDAQEGEEREQLQGGAGGAEGADGGAGGGEGGDGGAGREGDGGAGREGGDGGAGGRGGGDEGFNQTESINGTTPRGFLEDFLDRYLYSDRLKVFGPLIMGIGIFLFICANAVLHENRDRKTKVINLRDIYSTVIDLHSLKRTAPSSSANPLNGLVNYIQSKSLEAKSQAYPASLLSRREAGELSSRQPLPSSSRGGGDTVFSIEHGLQDTPPSPCSSHRLPLPPSFKPTPTSLSSSTLPLRRPRPPSPRRRHSARARSGQGWGGSAGGGDRREEVSPPPVVQPPPPQPGSFPSSSSLSPSHLSVSSLSHLLACSPTLAPPCRRRSLPVVYSELSHSEEESCEWTETAASHHVTSQVEVTSHRQFSNREKLRMISLRRDDQSETD